In Myxococcales bacterium, a single window of DNA contains:
- a CDS encoding AAA domain-containing protein produces the protein MVERTFGKPSLSPREIYAELDRYVIGQETAKRAVAVAAYHHWRRIQSGPNSLLRKSNMLLIGPTGSGKTHLARQLARILDLPLVIVNATEYTEAGYYGKDVEVMIAELLFKTEGDLEATQHGIVFVDEIDKISRRNHFGNTGAGQRDIGGEGVQQAILKLLEANKVFVPLNVTQHWSKHDFVQVDVTDILFICAGTFTDLGRGRYKAEVGFLEKDDARPGRRIETKDLEEYGMLAELLGRLPVVIELSELTTEELGRILVDPPDALWREYQELFAADDIRLVLEDDGRQAIVAEARRRKLGARGLRTILEAVLADLSFEAPERAGQTVVVDAAFVARQVR, from the coding sequence ATGGTCGAACGCACTTTCGGTAAGCCGTCGCTGTCGCCGCGCGAAATCTACGCGGAACTCGACCGGTACGTCATCGGCCAGGAAACGGCGAAGCGGGCCGTGGCCGTGGCGGCTTATCATCACTGGCGACGCATTCAATCCGGCCCGAATTCGCTGTTGCGCAAGAGCAACATGCTGCTGATCGGCCCCACCGGTTCCGGCAAAACGCACCTGGCCCGGCAACTGGCGCGCATCCTCGATCTGCCGCTGGTGATCGTCAACGCCACGGAATATACCGAGGCCGGTTACTACGGCAAGGACGTCGAGGTGATGATCGCCGAGTTGCTCTTCAAAACCGAGGGCGATCTGGAAGCCACGCAGCACGGCATCGTTTTCGTCGACGAGATCGACAAGATTTCACGGCGCAACCACTTCGGCAATACCGGCGCCGGCCAGCGCGACATCGGCGGCGAGGGCGTGCAGCAGGCCATTTTGAAGCTGCTCGAGGCGAACAAGGTCTTCGTGCCGCTCAACGTCACCCAGCACTGGAGCAAGCACGATTTCGTCCAAGTGGACGTGACCGACATTCTGTTCATCTGCGCCGGGACCTTCACCGATCTGGGCCGCGGCCGCTACAAGGCGGAGGTCGGCTTCCTGGAAAAAGACGACGCCCGACCGGGCCGGCGCATCGAAACCAAGGACCTGGAAGAATATGGCATGCTCGCCGAGTTGCTCGGGCGCTTGCCGGTGGTGATTGAACTGAGCGAGCTGACGACCGAGGAACTGGGCCGCATTCTAGTCGATCCGCCCGACGCCCTCTGGCGCGAATACCAGGAACTCTTCGCCGCGGACGACATCCGGCTGGTCCTCGAGGACGACGGCCGGCAGGCCATCGTCGCCGAGGCCCGGCGCCGCAAACTGGGCGCGCGCGGCTTGCGAACGATCCTCGAAGCCGTGCTGGCGGACCTGTCGTTCGAGGCGCCCGAGCGCGCCGGCCAGACAGTCGTCGTCGATGCCGCGTTCGTCGCCCGGCAGGTGCGATGA
- a CDS encoding metallophosphoesterase family protein, with protein MRFVVVSDIHANYEALEGILADVGNLEIDRYVSLGDLVGYYAEPQECIDRFRGLNGLCIQGNHDAVASGVEEPLDFNPLATDRIFWTRGQLRPESKKWLAELPTQGKLTEDIWAVHGSLRNRDEYLMSQMVIQANFFLMEKLQAPRTVLFGHTHRRAVYRLDGTIVSTLSEKRFRLREENRYLINPGGSGQPRDGEPGAPYLMIDDDRVELRRAPYDVEAAAAKVAKLPYGDILADRLRQGI; from the coding sequence ATGAGATTCGTCGTCGTCTCCGATATTCATGCCAATTACGAGGCGCTGGAAGGGATTCTGGCCGATGTCGGCAATCTGGAAATCGATCGCTACGTCAGCCTGGGCGATCTGGTCGGCTATTACGCCGAGCCGCAGGAATGTATCGACCGTTTTCGCGGTTTGAACGGTTTGTGCATTCAGGGAAACCACGATGCGGTAGCCAGTGGCGTCGAGGAGCCGCTCGATTTCAATCCTCTGGCGACCGACCGGATTTTTTGGACCCGCGGCCAGTTGCGTCCCGAAAGCAAGAAATGGCTGGCCGAGTTGCCGACCCAGGGAAAATTGACCGAGGACATCTGGGCCGTGCACGGATCTTTACGCAACCGCGACGAATACCTGATGAGCCAAATGGTCATCCAGGCCAATTTTTTCCTGATGGAGAAGCTGCAGGCGCCGCGGACGGTGTTGTTCGGTCATACCCATCGGCGTGCGGTCTATCGGCTGGACGGCACGATCGTTTCCACGCTCTCCGAAAAACGGTTTCGTCTGCGTGAGGAAAACCGATACCTGATCAACCCCGGCGGAAGCGGCCAGCCGCGCGACGGCGAACCGGGCGCTCCCTATTTAATGATTGATGACGACCGGGTGGAATTGCGGCGCGCGCCCTATGACGTCGAAGCCGCCGCGGCCAAAGTCGCGAAATTGCCCTACGGCGATATTTTGGCCGATCGCCTCAGACAGGGGATCTGA
- a CDS encoding GNAT family N-acetyltransferase, which translates to MKIRLRPGTPEDVEACWQLDQICFPPDIAFSRETMAELFEKAAVKLIAAGADGMAGFVVADHEAGDSEGLIVTLDIEPQRRRQGIGTALLEAAQEKLLAHGAELVFLHVAVNNREAGALYKKLGYIMIQRLRGYYGPRNDALLMARFLGDNGAATE; encoded by the coding sequence ATGAAGATCCGCCTCCGTCCGGGTACGCCGGAAGATGTCGAAGCCTGTTGGCAACTCGACCAGATCTGCTTTCCGCCCGACATCGCCTTTTCCCGCGAAACCATGGCCGAACTTTTTGAAAAAGCCGCCGTGAAGCTGATCGCCGCCGGCGCGGACGGCATGGCCGGCTTCGTGGTGGCCGACCACGAGGCAGGCGATTCCGAAGGGTTGATCGTGACGCTGGATATCGAACCGCAACGGCGGCGGCAGGGGATCGGGACGGCGCTGCTGGAAGCGGCGCAGGAAAAACTGCTTGCCCACGGCGCCGAACTCGTTTTCCTTCACGTGGCGGTGAACAACCGGGAAGCGGGCGCCCTTTATAAAAAGCTCGGTTATATTATGATCCAGCGATTGCGTGGTTACTATGGACCGCGGAACGATGCGCTGCTGATGGCGCGATTCCTGGGCGATAATGGAGCCGCAACCGAATGA